In one window of Photorhabdus laumondii subsp. laumondii DNA:
- a CDS encoding helix-turn-helix transcriptional regulator, with protein MKDNTMSFSVNKDLDVHSKSFDAFISYMENSNDIWAIKDNEHRFIYANDTMIYYSGLPKGFNIEGRLDGECPAPWSEFENIIQASCDVVMTSQKTIPVLNTLTYGGKQKMIQPFMLNVTPLMKDGKCIGVVGHGKKLEIYSMYHFENNIQPDSLTFGKPTDLFTDREFDIVFFALQSLSAKDIARKLSITYRTVQSRLHIIYQKIGINSLSQLKEYCRGKGYDNYAPTRFINTNPYIPLV; from the coding sequence ATGAAAGATAATACGATGAGTTTCTCTGTAAACAAGGATCTGGATGTTCATTCAAAAAGCTTTGACGCCTTTATATCATATATGGAAAACAGCAATGATATTTGGGCTATAAAAGACAACGAACATCGATTCATCTATGCCAATGATACAATGATTTATTACAGCGGCCTTCCTAAAGGTTTTAATATAGAAGGGAGGCTTGATGGTGAGTGTCCAGCACCGTGGTCTGAGTTTGAAAATATTATACAAGCTAGTTGTGATGTTGTAATGACGAGTCAAAAAACCATTCCAGTATTAAACACCTTGACTTATGGTGGGAAACAAAAAATGATCCAACCATTTATGCTCAATGTTACCCCCCTAATGAAGGATGGGAAATGCATTGGGGTTGTTGGTCACGGTAAAAAACTTGAAATTTATTCCATGTATCATTTTGAAAACAACATTCAGCCTGACTCATTAACTTTTGGCAAACCAACTGATTTATTTACTGATAGAGAGTTCGATATAGTATTTTTTGCATTACAATCGCTAAGCGCTAAAGATATTGCCAGAAAATTAAGTATTACCTATAGAACGGTACAAAGCAGGCTACATATCATTTATCAGAAAATAGGGATAAATTCATTAAGCCAGTTAAAAGAATATTGCAGGGGTAAGGGGTATGATAACTACGCTCCTACCCGATTTATTAACACGAATCCCTATATACCTCTAGTATAA
- a CDS encoding helix-turn-helix domain-containing protein yields the protein MVKNDWHPADIIAGLKKRGTSLAAVSRDAGLASSTLSNALHRPWPKGEKLIATALNCEPFEIWPSRYSK from the coding sequence ATTGTAAAAAACGACTGGCACCCGGCTGATATTATTGCAGGGCTTAAAAAACGGGGAACGTCGTTAGCTGCTGTTTCAAGGGATGCGGGGCTTGCATCATCCACTTTATCAAATGCTTTGCATCGTCCGTGGCCTAAAGGTGAGAAACTCATTGCTACCGCTCTAAATTGTGAGCCTTTTGAAATATGGCCAAGCAGATATTCAAAATGA
- a CDS encoding helix-turn-helix transcriptional regulator, with amino-acid sequence MKDNTMSFSVNKDLDVHSKSFDAFISYMENSNDFWAIKDNEHRFVYANDIMLYYSGLPKGFSIEGRLVSECPAPWSELEDIVHASDGNVMTTQKTIPVLNTFTYGGREKIIQPFLVDVTPLMKDGECIGVVGHGRKLEIYSMYHFENNRHPESLSFGNPTEIFTDREFDIVFFALQSLSAKDIARKLSITYRTVQSRLHVIYQKIGINSLSQLKEYCRGKGYDNYAPTRFINPNPFIPLA; translated from the coding sequence ATGAAAGATAACACGATGAGTTTCTCTGTAAACAAAGATTTGGATGTTCATTCAAAAAGCTTTGACGCCTTTATATCATATATGGAAAACAGCAACGATTTTTGGGCTATAAAAGACAACGAACATCGATTCGTCTATGCCAATGATATTATGCTTTATTACAGCGGTCTTCCTAAGGGTTTTAGCATAGAAGGGAGGCTTGTTAGTGAGTGTCCAGCTCCGTGGTCTGAGCTTGAAGATATTGTACATGCTAGTGATGGCAATGTAATGACGACTCAAAAGACCATTCCGGTATTAAACACCTTCACTTACGGCGGGAGAGAAAAAATAATCCAACCATTTTTGGTCGATGTTACACCACTAATGAAGGATGGAGAATGTATTGGGGTTGTGGGGCACGGTAGAAAACTTGAAATTTATTCCATGTATCATTTTGAAAACAACAGGCATCCTGAATCATTATCATTTGGCAACCCAACTGAGATTTTTACAGATAGAGAATTCGATATAGTATTTTTTGCTTTGCAATCATTAAGCGCTAAAGATATTGCCAGAAAATTAAGTATTACCTATAGAACGGTACAAAGCAGGCTACATGTCATTTACCAGAAAATAGGGATAAATTCATTAAGCCAGTTAAAAGAATATTGCAGGGGTAAGGGATATGATAACTACGCTCCTACCCGATTTATTAACCCTAATCCCTTTATACCTCTGGCATAA
- a CDS encoding helix-turn-helix transcriptional regulator: MKDNTMSFSVNKDLDVHSKSFDAFISYMENSNDFWAIKDREHRFVYANDTMLYYSGLPKGFSIEGRLDGECPAPWSEFENIIQASCDVVMTSQKTIPVLNTLTYGGKQKMIQPFLTNVTPLMKDGECIGIVGHGKKLEIYSMYHFENNIHPESLTFGKPTDLFTDREFDIVFFALQSLSAKDIARKLGITYRTVQSRLQFIYQKIGINSLSQLKEYCRGKGYDNYAPTRFINPNPYITLA; this comes from the coding sequence ATGAAAGATAACACGATGAGTTTCTCTGTAAACAAAGATTTGGATGTTCATTCAAAAAGCTTTGACGCCTTTATATCATATATGGAAAACAGCAACGATTTTTGGGCTATAAAAGACAGGGAACATCGATTCGTCTATGCCAATGATACTATGCTTTATTACAGCGGTCTTCCTAAGGGTTTTAGCATAGAAGGGAGGCTTGATGGTGAGTGTCCAGCACCGTGGTCTGAGTTTGAAAATATTATACAAGCGAGTTGTGATGTTGTAATGACGAGTCAAAAAACCATTCCAGTATTAAACACCTTGACTTATGGTGGGAAACAAAAAATGATCCAACCATTTCTGACCAATGTTACACCGCTAATGAAGGATGGAGAATGCATTGGCATTGTTGGACACGGCAAAAAACTTGAAATTTACTCCATGTATCATTTTGAAAATAACATTCATCCAGAGTCATTAACTTTTGGCAAACCAACTGATTTATTTACCGACAGAGAGTTCGATATAGTATTTTTTGCATTGCAATCGCTAAGCGCTAAAGACATAGCGAGAAAATTAGGTATTACCTATAGAACGGTACAAAGTAGGTTACAATTTATTTACCAAAAAATAGGGATAAATTCATTAAGCCAGTTAAAAGAATATTGCAGAGGTAAGGGGTATGATAACTATGCTCCTACCCGATTTATTAACCCGAATCCCTATATAACTCTAGCATAA